One window from the genome of Amycolatopsis sp. NBC_01480 encodes:
- a CDS encoding DUF3558 domain-containing protein, whose protein sequence is MPKSQKLSEKSIRAIPPPVECINRTAVNRYQIRLTVASAASVGVVLVGGCSGSTPGTANPAPPGVSQSGPSTSTGSQNVEAPKVSTPLTVDKFLADPCSMLTPTQLSTMQLSQPKADSASSGIGCGWRFGDGYTAVSASFLTTVKDGLTNAYRQKGTGYYKDGYFEPTVVSGFPAVLANTADRRDQGQVTMLVGLSDQTEMLVLIQGTPGSNATTAATNVTKAILSTVQGAQ, encoded by the coding sequence ATGCCGAAGTCGCAGAAGCTCTCGGAAAAGTCAATCCGAGCAATCCCCCCACCAGTGGAATGTATCAATAGGACGGCCGTGAATCGCTATCAAATTCGCCTTACAGTAGCCAGCGCGGCAAGCGTCGGGGTTGTTCTCGTCGGCGGATGCTCCGGCTCGACTCCGGGGACGGCAAATCCGGCACCTCCAGGAGTCAGCCAAAGTGGTCCGTCCACCTCGACTGGAAGCCAGAACGTCGAGGCCCCTAAGGTTTCCACTCCGCTGACCGTGGACAAGTTCCTTGCGGATCCGTGCAGCATGCTGACACCGACACAGCTGTCCACGATGCAGCTCAGCCAGCCGAAGGCTGATTCGGCTTCCAGCGGGATTGGCTGCGGGTGGCGGTTCGGCGATGGATACACAGCCGTCAGCGCATCGTTTCTGACCACCGTCAAGGACGGTCTGACAAATGCCTACAGGCAAAAAGGCACCGGATATTACAAAGATGGCTACTTCGAACCGACCGTCGTGAGTGGATTTCCGGCAGTACTGGCGAACACCGCAGATCGCCGCGATCAAGGGCAGGTCACCATGCTGGTTGGCCTTTCGGATCAAACTGAAATGCTGGTGCTGATTCAGGGCACGCCCGGCAGCAATGCCACGACAGCAGCCACGAATGTGACAAAAGCTATCCTTTCCACCGTCCAGGGGGCGCAGTAA
- a CDS encoding IS256 family transposase, which produces MLSVVPDPAAGDDGAAGGSSASSMIDELVREGARRMLAEALQAEVEAYIARFAGERDENGHRLVVRNGHHEPREVLTSAGAVEVTAPRVNDKRIDPDTGERERFSSAILPPWARKTPKITEVLPLLYLHGLSSGDFVPALGQFLGSAKGLSGPVITKLTEQWKAEQRAFAERDLSTVDFVYLWADGIHVNIRLEEQKLCLLVMIGVRADGRKELVALADGYRESAESWADLLRDARRRGMRAPVLAAGDGALGFWGALREVFPETREQRCWFHKIANVLAALPKSAHPGAKKALAQIWNAEDRRHALDAVKAFDAAYGAKFPKAAAKITDDIDVLLAFYDYPAEHWIHLRTTNPIESTFATVRHRTKVTKGPGSRAAGLAMAFKLIEAAQARWRAVNAPHLVALVRAGARFEAGKLVERPTEHIPPAAA; this is translated from the coding sequence ATGCTGAGCGTAGTCCCTGATCCTGCTGCTGGTGATGACGGTGCGGCGGGCGGCTCGTCCGCGTCGTCGATGATCGATGAGCTGGTGCGTGAAGGCGCGCGGCGGATGCTGGCCGAGGCGTTGCAGGCCGAGGTCGAGGCCTACATTGCCCGGTTCGCCGGCGAGCGTGACGAGAACGGGCATCGCCTGGTGGTGCGCAACGGTCACCACGAACCGCGCGAGGTGCTGACCAGCGCGGGCGCGGTCGAGGTGACCGCGCCGCGGGTCAACGACAAGCGCATCGACCCCGACACCGGCGAACGCGAGCGGTTCTCCTCGGCGATCCTGCCGCCGTGGGCACGCAAGACCCCGAAGATCACCGAGGTGCTGCCCTTGCTGTACCTGCACGGCCTGTCCTCGGGGGACTTCGTGCCAGCGCTGGGTCAGTTCCTCGGGTCGGCGAAGGGCCTGTCGGGTCCGGTGATCACGAAGCTGACCGAGCAGTGGAAGGCCGAACAACGCGCCTTCGCCGAACGTGATCTGTCCACTGTGGACTTTGTTTATCTGTGGGCGGACGGGATCCACGTCAACATCCGCCTGGAAGAGCAGAAACTGTGCCTGCTGGTGATGATCGGGGTGCGCGCCGACGGCCGCAAGGAGCTCGTCGCGCTGGCTGACGGGTACCGCGAGTCGGCCGAGTCCTGGGCGGATCTGCTGCGCGATGCCCGCCGCCGCGGGATGCGTGCCCCGGTGCTGGCCGCGGGCGACGGGGCACTGGGGTTCTGGGGCGCGCTGCGGGAGGTGTTTCCCGAGACCCGGGAGCAGCGCTGCTGGTTCCACAAGATCGCCAACGTGCTGGCGGCGCTGCCCAAGTCCGCGCATCCCGGGGCGAAGAAGGCCCTCGCGCAGATCTGGAACGCCGAAGACCGCCGGCACGCCCTGGACGCGGTGAAGGCGTTCGATGCCGCCTACGGCGCGAAGTTCCCCAAGGCCGCCGCCAAGATCACCGACGACATTGACGTGCTGCTGGCGTTCTACGACTATCCGGCCGAGCACTGGATCCACCTGCGGACCACGAACCCGATCGAGTCAACCTTCGCCACCGTGCGGCACCGCACCAAGGTCACCAAGGGTCCTGGCTCCCGCGCGGCGGGGTTGGCGATGGCATTCAAGCTCATCGAAGCGGCCCAGGCTCGCTGGCGCGCGGTCAACGCGCCCCACCTGGTCGCCCTCGTCCGTGCCGGCGCACGGTTCGAGGCAGGCAAACTCGTCGAACGCCCCACCGAACACATCCCACCCGCAGCCGCCTAA
- a CDS encoding ESX secretion-associated protein EspG, which produces MWFPEPVGFAATDLAALVTGETGADLHVVLAPQAEWHDSEAQTDADKRLAELRSRYDGPTRSVDDPELADVAELLSQPPHACYGWFSDGSQHLSALAAGSSWFGLIAIRDGDEIWVRTFRPQRLSTVLADVLPHDHVRSNAQPVTVLRSELLEARKTGFARNSAVRQAERIIADPPLVSAELYAEQRDRNGRHRCEFPLRVYDTAAGRWALQISKHYDEERWDLSAATTARVADLLDGLHSRQDA; this is translated from the coding sequence ATGTGGTTTCCCGAACCGGTCGGCTTCGCCGCAACGGACCTCGCGGCGTTAGTGACCGGTGAGACGGGCGCTGATCTGCACGTTGTGCTGGCTCCGCAGGCGGAGTGGCATGACTCGGAGGCGCAGACGGACGCAGACAAGCGGCTCGCGGAACTGCGAAGCCGATACGACGGGCCGACGCGCAGCGTGGACGATCCAGAACTGGCCGACGTGGCCGAGCTGTTGAGTCAGCCGCCGCACGCCTGCTACGGCTGGTTCAGTGACGGCTCGCAGCACTTGTCTGCGTTGGCCGCCGGATCGTCGTGGTTCGGATTGATCGCAATCCGGGACGGCGACGAGATCTGGGTGCGGACGTTCCGGCCCCAACGGCTCAGCACCGTCTTGGCGGATGTGCTGCCGCACGATCACGTGCGGTCCAACGCGCAACCGGTCACGGTGCTGCGCAGCGAACTGCTCGAAGCCCGGAAAACCGGCTTCGCGCGCAACAGTGCGGTACGGCAGGCTGAACGGATCATCGCCGACCCGCCGTTGGTCAGCGCCGAGCTCTATGCCGAGCAACGCGATCGAAACGGCCGTCACCGCTGTGAGTTCCCTCTACGGGTCTACGACACCGCTGCAGGGCGGTGGGCGTTACAGATCAGCAAGCATTACGACGAGGAGCGGTGGGACCTCTCAGCAGCTACTACGGCGCGAGTCGCTGACCTTCTCGACGGGCTTCACTCACGACAGGACGCTTGA
- a CDS encoding YbaB/EbfC family nucleoid-associated protein, with the protein MTVDILKALGISNGQDVVKRQQRLAEVDAELATQRFRGASRDNTATAIVTGRGDIFEIVIRDDALRSSHPELVGPAVVEALTQARIAAGQHARAEVLAVTHPDTPVPDPSPAAQAAPPTASAPSTVDTRRPRIQDDDDFSDYDFLDPGE; encoded by the coding sequence ATGACCGTGGATATATTGAAAGCTCTTGGGATCAGCAACGGCCAAGATGTCGTCAAACGGCAGCAGCGCCTTGCCGAGGTCGACGCAGAACTCGCCACGCAACGGTTCCGCGGAGCCTCCCGTGACAACACCGCGACCGCCATCGTCACCGGTCGTGGGGACATCTTCGAAATTGTCATTCGCGACGACGCATTGCGTTCATCTCATCCGGAACTGGTCGGCCCCGCCGTCGTCGAAGCGCTCACTCAGGCTCGGATCGCGGCCGGGCAGCACGCGCGCGCTGAAGTGTTGGCGGTGACTCACCCTGACACGCCCGTGCCGGATCCTTCGCCCGCCGCGCAAGCCGCGCCGCCAACGGCCTCGGCCCCGTCGACCGTGGACACGCGGAGGCCACGAATCCAGGACGACGACGATTTCAGCGATTACGACTTTCTGGATCCGGGAGAGTAA
- a CDS encoding YbaB/EbfC family nucleoid-associated protein, translated as MSIYNQLYALTQEIEANLHRTEAAAAAAAEVAINRRIPGGAGAVTVSGRGTLVSVTIDPHGLTSTNGRALGAQIAQTIREAEVQARAQMNQALQNASAASDSARRETSD; from the coding sequence ATGTCGATTTACAACCAACTTTACGCCCTCACCCAGGAAATCGAAGCAAACCTGCACCGGACAGAAGCGGCGGCCGCAGCGGCCGCCGAGGTTGCGATCAACCGCCGGATCCCCGGCGGCGCGGGGGCCGTCACAGTGTCAGGAAGAGGGACCCTCGTGTCGGTCACCATCGATCCGCACGGCCTGACCTCCACTAATGGCCGTGCGCTCGGTGCCCAGATCGCCCAGACGATCCGCGAAGCAGAGGTCCAAGCGCGCGCGCAAATGAACCAAGCGCTGCAGAACGCGTCAGCAGCGAGCGACTCCGCCAGGAGGGAAACTAGTGACTGA
- a CDS encoding type VII secretion target: protein MTDKGFEVVPGALRKTQAAFVDAAERHIQLINQDLPNFRMSQLDLGLIGKLAGIIPEYNAALDQISQKVTASCSSLTSAAYNLDSAAKAYEAQDEEYYKKFGWLAEKVNEGGIYQPDQKGDH, encoded by the coding sequence GTGACTGATAAAGGATTCGAAGTCGTCCCGGGAGCGCTCCGGAAAACACAGGCTGCCTTTGTTGATGCCGCAGAACGTCACATTCAGCTCATTAATCAAGATCTTCCAAACTTCAGGATGAGCCAACTAGACCTTGGCCTCATCGGGAAATTGGCGGGAATCATCCCCGAGTACAACGCTGCGCTCGACCAGATCAGTCAGAAAGTTACCGCAAGCTGCAGCAGTCTCACCAGTGCCGCCTACAACCTCGACTCCGCCGCGAAGGCTTACGAAGCACAGGACGAGGAGTACTACAAGAAGTTCGGCTGGCTGGCCGAAAAGGTCAACGAGGGCGGCATCTACCAGCCAGACCAGAAAGGCGACCACTGA
- a CDS encoding DUF4231 domain-containing protein, translated as MAAESYRGESFVSWLKRTLKAPTYRNISDDEPSRSVRRVVIRTEIDLKKAHAGRVAALWIAIAFAVALVALILLENLKLLTLDSWLHLLLVSVAAAAILGAVLLALIFSWNCATIRENLALMREFYNERVADELGVAEQEDDELKLLKVRHQYRESASVVIEDYRQQAAKYKRRHDRFQTITIIGSVVTSAITTASVSFSLFRVAAIVISLVVGIATGINGYYKFRERSFNLQQASDSVEREYNSVQLRVGKYAHCSDEADAYRFFCQQVEMIRDEQAKRQQQLEQPVETKKE; from the coding sequence GTGGCTGCGGAATCCTATCGGGGAGAGAGCTTTGTTTCGTGGCTGAAAAGGACGCTCAAAGCGCCGACGTATAGGAATATTTCAGATGATGAGCCATCTCGCTCTGTTCGTCGGGTAGTTATACGTACAGAGATCGACTTGAAAAAGGCGCACGCCGGCCGTGTCGCTGCCCTGTGGATTGCCATCGCGTTCGCTGTGGCATTAGTGGCGCTCATTTTACTTGAGAATCTTAAATTGCTGACCTTGGATAGCTGGTTACACTTATTGCTAGTTAGTGTAGCCGCCGCGGCGATTCTAGGCGCTGTACTTCTCGCGCTGATATTCTCGTGGAACTGCGCTACCATTCGTGAAAACCTGGCTTTGATGCGCGAGTTCTACAATGAGAGAGTCGCAGATGAGCTAGGGGTAGCAGAGCAGGAAGACGACGAGCTAAAGCTGCTAAAAGTTCGCCATCAGTACAGGGAAAGTGCATCTGTTGTAATAGAGGATTATCGGCAACAGGCAGCCAAATACAAGCGCAGGCACGACAGATTTCAGACTATTACTATCATTGGATCCGTAGTAACATCGGCTATTACCACCGCCTCGGTATCGTTCTCCTTGTTTAGGGTTGCGGCGATTGTCATCAGTCTTGTGGTCGGTATAGCTACGGGCATTAATGGTTATTACAAGTTCCGTGAGCGATCGTTCAATTTACAACAAGCGTCCGATTCGGTTGAGCGTGAGTACAACTCGGTACAACTTCGTGTAGGTAAGTATGCGCACTGCTCGGATGAAGCAGATGCGTATCGGTTTTTTTGCCAGCAAGTGGAGATGATCCGAGACGAGCAGGCTAAGCGTCAGCAGCAGCTTGAGCAGCCTGTCGAAACCAAGAAGGAGTGA
- a CDS encoding nucleoside-diphosphate kinase translates to MTDSSDLGVERSLVLLKPDTLVRGLAGRILARFEEAALKIVGVKMRQMDAEFTRKHYFDLEERAGAEVYNCTAQFMQSGPVIALALEGVDAVAKVRKIIGGTFPSDAAPGTIRGDYAHQTKTSSEVSGKAVMNLVHASGNSEEAKYEVGLWFDAAEQFDYETLAEKLAY, encoded by the coding sequence ATGACTGACTCGTCAGACCTTGGCGTTGAGCGGTCCCTGGTCCTACTCAAACCGGACACCCTTGTTCGCGGGCTGGCGGGCCGTATTCTCGCGCGCTTCGAGGAGGCCGCGCTCAAGATCGTCGGTGTCAAGATGAGGCAGATGGACGCGGAGTTCACTCGCAAACACTACTTCGACCTTGAAGAGCGCGCCGGAGCAGAGGTCTATAATTGCACTGCTCAGTTCATGCAGTCCGGACCGGTGATCGCGCTCGCGCTCGAAGGTGTCGACGCGGTAGCAAAGGTTCGGAAGATCATTGGTGGCACCTTTCCGAGCGACGCGGCGCCGGGCACTATCCGAGGCGACTACGCGCACCAGACGAAGACGTCCTCCGAAGTGAGCGGCAAGGCAGTGATGAACCTCGTGCATGCGTCGGGAAATTCTGAAGAAGCAAAGTACGAAGTAGGGCTTTGGTTCGATGCGGCCGAGCAGTTTGATTACGAAACACTCGCCGAAAAACTCGCCTACTAA